GAACTGGAAGAGGAATGGGTCCTTGCGGACAGGGATTTGATTCAGGTTTGGGAATGGGCAGGGGTTATGGAAGAGCGATGTGCGGTTGGTTTTACCGCAAATATCAAGCAATGCCGAAAGATGAAAGAAAAGAGTTGTTAAAATCCGAGATTGAAGATTTGAAACAAGAAATGCAAATGGTGGAGGAAGAACTGAAAGAATTGGAAAAGTAGTATTTCCATCGGAAGCAGTCTTTCTCTTTTTCACCCCGCACCAATTTCTAAGCCATCAACCGATTGCTTTAACAGACTACAAAATAATATAGATAAAATTTACTTCTG
The sequence above is drawn from the Parcubacteria group bacterium genome and encodes:
- a CDS encoding DUF5320 domain-containing protein, with amino-acid sequence MPRQNGTGLMGMGPGTGRGMGPCGQGFDSGLGMGRGYGRAMCGWFYRKYQAMPKDERKELLKSEIEDLKQEMQMVEEELKELEK